The genomic stretch TTAGCAGACAGATTAAATATAAACTATTCAGTGAATATATAGCCAGTTGAAATAAACCTAGAGTAATATTTTACAGGACCtgatataattaatatattccAATGTATTGATATATACCGCAAACTTGAAATATGGctgaataaaatgtgtgttcagTTAGTATTCAGGATGGATAGTAAGTTTTCACAACTGGCACAGAATTTAATTAGTATGGGATTAATACCTTAGTTTGCAGCATTGCTGACCACTATTCGATGtagtaatacaaaatatatactCAATGAAAGGAAATTTCTCTGTTGATAAAGTGTGTGGCTCTTTAAAGAGCCTTTGTGTTTGTAGCAGCAGTATGTTGTTTAACCTCCGAAGCCGTACAGGGTGCGGCCATGCCTCTTGAGAGCGTACACCACATCCATGGCGGTCACCGTCTTCCTCTTGGCGTGCTCGGTGTAGGTGAAGGCATCACAGATGACGTTCTCCAGGAAGACCTTCAACACACCGCGGGTCTCCTTGTAGATCAGACCGGAGATACGCTTGACTCCACCGCGGCGAGCCAGACGGCGGATAGCGGGCTTGGTGATGCCCTGGATGTTATCACGGAGCACTTTACGGTGACGCTTAGCGCCTCCTTTACCAAGTCCTTTACCTCCCTCTCCAGACATTTTCTATTATACTGAGTTTGGGTCGTCAGAAACGAATGAGTGGAAGGCTAAGGCTAAGGCTAAAGAGTCATGAGCCTGGAGGGATAGCTCAGGGCTTTTCTATCCATAGTTGTGATGTCAGGAGTGGACCGGAGAGGTGGGAGGAGGACCaaggcacaaataaacaaatgaaaagaaaagaacaaggaaacaccctgtgtgtgcatgttatttacataactgtgtgtgtgtgtgtgtgtgtgtgtgtgtgtgtgtgtgtgtgtgcgcatgtggtGTGATGTCAGTTCTTTAATGGGTCATGGGGGCTTTGAGGGGTTCTGTGGATGGGGGACTTTGGCCAGGAGCAGCATAAATGACATGGGTGTATTGACTGTGTTGTGTGCTTCATGCATGGTTTTCTGGAGAGAAGGGTTGTTTATTGctgttttcatgtatttctgttTAATGACTCTATGTCTCTGTCTGATGGTCTGGATGCCGGTTATGGTGTGGATGTAATGGTTGCTGATGTAGGACGGGAGTCTGTGAGCCAGTTTAAGTGCCTTGTTTTGGATGATTTGTAGTCTTTGTAGCTGGTTGTCAGAGATGGTGATCCAAGCGGGGATGGAGTATTCAAAGAGTGGTCTGATGTATACCAGGTAAACTCTGATGATTGTTGAGGGTGAGGCGTCATGTTTTCCACAGAGGGCTTTGAGGTGGTTGAGTCTATTGTTAGCTTTTTGTTCCAGGTTATTGATGCGTTTGGTCCAGGTCATGTTATTTTGAAAAGGAATGTTGCTTCTTTGCTGATATTGATTTTGTGATTGTTGAGTGACAGGTTGATATTGGGCTGCAGGTGTGGGTTCTTAGTGAAAAGGATGCATTGTGTTTTGACAGGGTTGAGTTTGATTCGCCACATGTTGGTCCAGGTTTCTATTTCCGTTATGCATGTGTTGAGTTTCTTGGCTGCAAGGTTTGGGTGTTTTGAACTTGTCCAGTAGCAGAGGTCATCGGCGAACTGTGATACTTTGGCTATGGTGGCTGGGGGGTAGTAGATATCAGAGATGTATATGAGGAATAAAAGTGGGCTTAGAACTGCACCCTGTGGGACTCCTGCTTGGGGTATGAAAGGTGTTGAGATGGTGGGAAcaactttgattttgatttgacgGTTATCCAGAAAGCTTGAAATGATGGATTGGGTGGGTTTTGGCAGTTTTAGGTTTGTGTCCTGTATTTCAGTCCGTTGTACCATACTTTGTCAAAGGCTTTTTCGATGTCGAAGAATATTGCAAgggttatttcttttttgttgtagtttCTGTGGATGTCTTCTGAGAGTCTGAGAATGTTGTCTGTGGTGGCTCTCCCTTCCTGAATCCGGCTTGATGTATACCAAGGAGGCCTATTGTTTCAATGTGACTGGTGAGGCGTGAAGTGAAGACTCTTTCAAAGAGTTTTCCAATTTGGCTGAGAAGGCTTATGGGGCGGTAGCTTGTGGTGTTATGTGGATCTTTTCCGGGTTTGTGTATCATGATGATTAAGGCAATTTTCCAGGGTGAGGGGAAGTGTCCAGTGGAGAGGCAGTTGGAGAAGAGCTGTCTGAGGTGCTGAAAGTAGGAGGCTGGTGCTTTTTTTTATCAGAGTGGTGTCGACATTATCTTCTCCTGGggctttgtttttcattttctttagaTGTAGTTGTATTTCCTGGATGGTGACTGGTTTTGTAAGGGCTTGGTGCTCTGTAGCGAAGTTGGCcgtatttgtctgttttgtatTATGTTTGGCTATTTCTCTGTCAACTAGATCTTTCCATTCATCGTCAAAATGGGGGTCTGTCGGACAAGAGTGAATGATTTCAAGGTGATTGCGGAAAAGTGTGGCCTTTTCAGTGTTGTTGTTAATTATTGTGCCTGAGAATTTGAGTGGTGGTGTGTTATGGGTCTCTGAGTCTCCGTTTAGgttctttattttttgccaGAATGTCCGGGGGTTTGTGTCTTGGTCCAGTTTTCTGGAGAATGTGTTCCATGTTTTCTGTCGGTGGAGGGTGAGTTGTTTTTTAATACTGCTTTGTAGTCTGTTTAGTTCTGTTTTGGTATGGGGTGATCTGAACCTGATGAACTCACCACGCAGCTTCCTTTTGTGTCTGATGAGTTGGAGGAGGTGGGCAGGTAAGGTCTGTTTCGGTGGTTTTGCAGAATATAGGGATATGGTTTCCTCTCTGGCTTGGGTGAGAATTTGGCTTAAGAGTGATGCTTGTTGGTCCAAGTGTTGAGGGGTTGTGGTGAGAGTGATGTTCTCCAGTTTACCTTCAATGTTTGATCTGTATTTTTCCCAGTTTGCTGTTTTGTAGttgtatttcttcttcttgttgacTTGTAGCTGAGAGGAGAATGTGGTGAGAACAGGCAGGTGGTCGCTGGAGAGGTGGTCGGCGGTGGAGAACTCATGAAGTTTAGAAGCCAGGTCAGGGGAGCAGATGATGAGATCCAGGATGTCTGTGTTGCCAGTTAGTGGAGATATGTAAGTGCGTTCGTTTGTGTTGATGATTGTTAAGTTGGTGTCATTGAGGATCTGTTTGAGTACTCTGccacttgtgtttgttttgttgcagtAGAAGTCGACATGTTTGGCATTGAAGTCTCCCATGATGAGGGTGTGGCTGAAGGTGGATGCAGCTTGGAACAGATTTGCAGATGGTTTTATTCCAGGGGGACAATAGATGCTGATGACTGTGATGGAGTGATTTAAGtgggttttcatttttattgctgCATATTCGTTTCCATTGAGTTCTTCTGATGTGagatcaaaatccatttcacTGTATTCAATGTGGTTTCTGATTAAGATGgctactcctcctccttttcctgtcTGTCGTTCTTTTCTGATGATATAGTAGTTGGGAATATTGATCCGTGATTTGGTTGATAAGAGTGTTTCGTTTATGGAAGCTACAGAGATGTTCTTGTCATTTAGCAGTTGGATTAGTTCTTCTTTATTTCCTCTTATTCCTCTGATGTTTAGATGTAGAAAGGTGCAGACTGCCATGGTGAGAAttatggggaaaaaagacaGGTGTGGTGTTCTTGGTGGAAGGGTTTTGTTCATGAACtgtagtttgtgtgttttctgatgcTTTTGATgacttcttctattttttttgtcgttttttgagGTTGTCTCGGAGGTGAACAAGATGGGTGCTGTCTCTGGAGTGCAAGCTGGAGGGGTTGGTGGGTTATTGGCAAGTGGAGTCATGTTTGAGAGGTAAACTGGGCAGGTCTTGGAAGCGTCAGAATGTTCACCTGAGCAGTTGGCACACTTggcttcatgtttttctttggtGCAGGTTTTGTGATGGTGATTTTCTCCACATCTCAGGCAGACAACCGGGTTATTGCAGTTGATGGATGTATGATTGAACTGTTGACATTTGAAGCATTGTTTGGTGTTAGGCGGGGGCCGTGCCTTCTCCACACGGTACTGAAATAGGTCCATGTAGAATCCTTCATGAAGATGGCCGGCAGCTTGCTCTGGGTTGGTTAGGTGGATTTTGATGAATGTGGTTGGCTGCTGAGTATTTCTGCTGATGATTCTGTGTAGTCTGGTGATTTGGATACCTTGGTTTTCCAGTTCGTCTTTCACTTGTGCTTCtgtgatgttgatgttgatgcCTTTGATGACAAGTAGTTTTACAGGGGTGTCAGATGGGGTTTTAGTGCCTTGTTTGCGTGCTAGTCTGCAGGTGAAGTGTGCTCCGTTGAATGCTCCTTCGGGCCATGGTGACAGAAGATTATTGAGGGAGGGAATGTCCTTAGGGAAGATGAGGAGGTTGCCGTTTCACTTAATTCCCctcttaatttttttacattgcagTCGACGAGCATTGAGAGAGAGCGACTCGTTTGATATCATCAGCCACACTACCCGATTCCGGTTCTCGAGGGAGACCACAGCGTTCGCCACGAGTGGCGGACGGTCGGCGGCTGAACCGGACCTCATCCCAAGCAGCGGTGTGCATTGGATCCACCGGAGCCTACGAGCCCGTGGAGCTCCGCCTCTTCTCCTCCACGAGCACAGCGATCACCGGTTAGGTACAAGCAAATTTGGAGACCAAGGcacttattttgttgtttttcatgtaaaagCTTGCTGGTTTGCACTAAGCACTATATCCAACTGCACCGTTTATCACCAATCACCCACTTAACACCTCACCTACTGGAAGCAAAATATGGACCATACTTCATCTCCAGAATCCAGACCAGCCACTAGAGAAAAACCATTAAAACTATCCAAACCACCCAGAGCTGATAAAcaagtaaccatggtaaccagCCCATGCCCATCCACCTCTGCTGAGACACCAGTTCCTCCAACTACAGAGAAAATCGACCATCTCATCAttaagaacatttttgcccaAATCAACCACTTATACCATGAACTCAGTCAGTACACTCAGTCCACCTCCCTCAACAGTGCCATCACACAGATGAAATCCACTCTAGCCACAATGGAACAGATCCTACTGGAAGGACAGGACCCACTCACCCCCCTCCCACCACTCTCTGCCAGCTTCTCAGACGTTGTCAATGCTAATATACACAAATATCAAACATTCAACACAGGCACCAGAAAAAGAGCAAGAAGAGAGTCTGCAGAAAACCAACAAATTACACCGGTTGTCatagaaaactacaaaactccAGACAGCTCTTCTACAACCAACCTATCCATCagcaaagaaatacaaaaacacaagccACAAGTCCAACTGCAAAAACTGGTCCACAATGAGTGGAAGCTCTCTGATCGCCGGTATTTGAATCTGAACTGCGGACGTGAAAGAGAACGGATGAGCCGTCTCTCGGTGGGTGGAGACAAACTCAGCAGACCTTCATTAAAAAGGACTATGTAATTATCTATGACTTTTCCACATGCATTTAGAGAAACagattatataaatgtaaagaaCTAGAGGCAAAAAACACCATAAC from Centropristis striata isolate RG_2023a ecotype Rhode Island chromosome 9, C.striata_1.0, whole genome shotgun sequence encodes the following:
- the LOC131977845 gene encoding uncharacterized protein LOC131977845; translation: MRSGSAADRPPLVANAVVSLENRNRDIPSLNNLLSPWPEGAFNGAHFTCRLARKQGTKTPSDTPVKLLVIKGININITEAQVKDELENQAASTFSHTLIMGDFNAKHVDFYCNKTNTSGRVLKQILNDTNLTIINTNERTYISPLTGNTDIRDNIQGITKPAIRRLARRGGVKRISGLIYKETRGVLKVFLENVICDAFTYTEHAKRKTVTAMDVVYALKRHGRTLYGFGG